One Micromonospora sp. WMMD1120 genomic region harbors:
- the rpsN gene encoding 30S ribosomal protein S14 produces the protein MARKSLVNRQARREELVARHAEGRAELKRLVAHPDTDPGARADAVRRLSRLPRDSSPVRLRSRDQIDGRPRGVLSRFGLSRVRFRELALRGEMPGVRKASW, from the coding sequence ATGGCCAGGAAGAGCCTGGTCAACCGGCAGGCGCGCCGCGAGGAACTGGTAGCCCGGCACGCCGAGGGGCGGGCGGAGCTGAAGCGGCTGGTCGCCCATCCGGACACCGACCCGGGCGCGCGCGCCGATGCGGTGCGTCGGCTCAGCCGGCTGCCGCGGGATTCCAGCCCGGTGCGGCTGCGCTCGCGCGACCAGATCGACGGCCGCCCGCGCGGGGTGCTCAGCCGGTTCGGGCTGTCCCGGGTGCGGTTCCGGGAGCTGGCTCTACGTGGCGAGATGCCCGGGGTGCGCAAGGCGTCCTGGTGA
- the rpmG gene encoding 50S ribosomal protein L33 has translation MARQTDVRPIVRLRSTAGTGYTYVTRKNRRNDPDRLVLRKYDPVVRRHVEFREAR, from the coding sequence ATGGCCCGCCAGACCGACGTACGACCGATCGTGCGGCTGCGCAGCACCGCCGGCACCGGCTACACGTACGTCACCCGCAAGAACCGTCGCAACGACCCGGACCGGCTGGTCCTGCGGAAGTACGACCCGGTCGTCCGCCGGCACGTCGAGTTCCGCGAGGCCCGCTGA
- the rpmB gene encoding 50S ribosomal protein L28, producing MSRRCDVTGAKPSFGNAVSHSHRRTRRRWNPNLQNHRYWLPSERRWVSLTLTTKALKTVDRKGIEKVVAELRARGVKL from the coding sequence GTGTCCCGACGTTGTGACGTCACCGGCGCGAAGCCGAGCTTCGGTAACGCCGTGTCCCACTCCCACCGACGCACTCGCCGCAGGTGGAACCCGAACCTGCAGAACCACCGCTACTGGCTGCCGTCGGAACGCCGATGGGTCAGCCTCACCCTGACGACGAAGGCGCTGAAGACCGTGGACCGCAAGGGCATCGAGAAGGTCGTCGCCGAGCTGCGCGCCCGGGGGGTGAAGCTCTGA
- a CDS encoding GTP-binding protein — MSSSPQAPTNVVTTDADTRPSLTVLSGFWPAATFAVARALLAADESLLLVRHDLTGIRDGVVRRVVRSSAGIIEDEQVDLRHGCVSCTLREDVLPTLVRLARDQPGRDLVLMLPEVVEPEAVAAACAHCLVDGAPITELIRVDSYVTVIDAEHLLDGLASTDDLRALGIQAADDDDRALADVVVRQIEYADTLLLWGQSPEGAFDTSRLSVLLQRMAPWAVHIRVDGDLVDASTLTRQLRHTHRHRPETPGLLARGLQGYTLGSHEPEGDCGVVSAVFRARRPFHPQRLHDVLEDVNAEMIRARGYLWLASQPDTVVAWEFAGGGLAMGSLGHWLVSLPEDRWEHVEDQRRLAAALDWDPYYGDRHQHLVFIGLDVDAVDLHRTLTRCLLTDAELADGEEVWRTYHDPFAGCFPLGVEELADTDTETEGAQPA, encoded by the coding sequence ATGTCCTCGTCACCACAGGCCCCGACCAACGTCGTGACAACAGACGCTGACACCCGCCCGTCGTTGACCGTGCTGTCCGGCTTCTGGCCGGCGGCGACCTTCGCCGTCGCACGGGCGTTGCTCGCCGCCGACGAGTCACTGCTGCTGGTGCGCCACGACCTCACCGGGATCCGCGACGGCGTCGTGCGCCGGGTGGTGCGATCGAGCGCCGGCATCATCGAGGACGAGCAGGTCGACCTGAGACACGGCTGCGTCTCCTGCACCCTGCGCGAGGACGTGCTGCCCACCCTCGTTCGACTCGCGCGCGACCAGCCCGGTCGGGATCTCGTGCTGATGCTGCCCGAAGTGGTGGAACCAGAGGCGGTCGCCGCGGCCTGCGCGCACTGCCTCGTCGACGGCGCCCCGATCACCGAGCTCATCCGCGTCGACTCCTACGTCACCGTCATCGACGCCGAACACCTGCTCGACGGCCTCGCCAGCACCGACGACCTCCGCGCACTCGGCATCCAGGCCGCCGACGACGACGACCGGGCGCTCGCCGACGTCGTGGTCCGCCAGATCGAGTACGCCGACACACTGCTGCTCTGGGGTCAGTCCCCGGAAGGCGCCTTCGACACCAGCCGACTGTCGGTCCTGCTACAGCGGATGGCGCCCTGGGCGGTACACATCCGCGTCGACGGTGACCTCGTCGACGCCAGCACGCTGACCCGTCAACTGCGCCACACCCATCGACACCGGCCGGAGACACCAGGGCTCCTCGCCCGCGGGCTGCAGGGCTACACCCTGGGCTCCCATGAGCCCGAAGGCGACTGCGGGGTGGTCTCCGCCGTCTTCCGCGCCCGCCGCCCGTTCCACCCACAACGCCTGCACGACGTCCTCGAGGACGTCAACGCCGAGATGATCCGCGCCCGGGGTTACCTCTGGCTGGCCAGCCAACCTGACACCGTGGTGGCTTGGGAATTCGCCGGCGGCGGTCTGGCCATGGGATCACTCGGCCACTGGCTGGTGAGCCTGCCCGAGGACCGTTGGGAGCACGTCGAGGACCAACGCCGCCTCGCCGCCGCCCTGGACTGGGACCCCTACTACGGCGACCGCCACCAGCACCTCGTCTTCATCGGCCTCGACGTGGATGCCGTCGACCTACACCGCACCCTGACCCGCTGCCTGCTCACCGACGCCGAACTCGCCGACGGCGAAGAGGTGTGGCGCACCTACCACGACCCGTTCGCCGGCTGCTTCCCCCTCGGGGTGGAGGAACTGGCAGACACCGACACCGAAACCGAAGGAGCGCAACCCGCATGA
- a CDS encoding type B 50S ribosomal protein L31 — MKPGIHPDYRPVVYRDKGADFAFLTRSTATSDQTVEWSDGRTYPVIDVQISSASHPFWTGRQRLLDTAGRVEKFRQKYARRGPQGS, encoded by the coding sequence ATGAAGCCCGGAATCCACCCCGACTACCGCCCCGTCGTCTACCGCGACAAGGGCGCCGACTTCGCCTTCCTCACCCGCTCCACCGCCACCAGCGACCAGACCGTCGAATGGTCCGACGGCCGGACCTATCCCGTCATCGACGTCCAGATCTCCTCCGCCAGCCACCCCTTCTGGACCGGCAGGCAACGCCTGCTCGACACCGCGGGCCGAGTCGAGAAGTTCCGCCAGAAGTACGCCCGCCGCGGGCCACAGGGCAGTTGA
- a CDS encoding class I SAM-dependent methyltransferase: protein MSSGRRSNTTVEVFEQAASSYDRTGVSFFGPLGVDLVRCASVRPGDRVLDVGCGRGAVLFPAAEATGPTGRVTGIDLAPAMVALTTEDVTRAGLAHVDVRVGDAQQPDFPPGSFDRVLAGLVVFLLPDPGQAIRAYGRLLRPSGRLAISTFAAQDPAFVAAMDALAAHLPADGPRPAPSADPFADDKAITATMTAARLAVTAITQHHVESRFRDVDHWMTWLWSHGARALLRHIPADRLDAATTDAARALEPARVPGGGLALTTAIRVTVAVRTPGAADPEESS from the coding sequence ATGAGCAGCGGTAGGCGATCGAACACGACCGTCGAGGTGTTCGAGCAGGCTGCCTCGAGCTATGACCGAACGGGCGTGTCCTTCTTCGGTCCGCTCGGCGTCGACCTGGTGCGCTGCGCCAGCGTCCGGCCAGGCGATCGTGTCCTCGACGTCGGGTGCGGCCGAGGAGCCGTCCTGTTTCCAGCGGCGGAGGCCACCGGGCCGACCGGCCGCGTCACCGGCATCGACCTCGCACCGGCCATGGTGGCGCTGACCACCGAGGACGTCACCCGCGCCGGCCTGGCCCACGTCGATGTCCGGGTCGGCGATGCCCAGCAACCCGATTTCCCTCCGGGCAGTTTCGACAGGGTCCTCGCCGGGCTCGTCGTCTTCCTGCTGCCTGATCCCGGTCAGGCGATTCGAGCGTACGGGCGGCTGCTGCGACCGTCGGGCCGGCTGGCGATCAGCACCTTCGCCGCGCAGGACCCAGCCTTCGTCGCGGCCATGGACGCCCTCGCAGCTCACCTGCCGGCGGACGGGCCTCGGCCTGCTCCGTCCGCGGACCCGTTCGCCGATGACAAAGCCATCACCGCGACCATGACGGCGGCCCGTCTCGCCGTCACCGCGATCACTCAGCACCATGTCGAGAGTCGCTTCCGCGACGTCGACCACTGGATGACGTGGCTGTGGTCGCACGGCGCGCGCGCGTTGCTGCGGCACATCCCGGCCGACCGTCTCGACGCCGCGACCACCGACGCCGCCCGAGCGCTCGAGCCCGCTCGCGTACCCGGTGGCGGCCTGGCCCTGACCACCGCGATCCGTGTCACCGTCGCGGTGCGGACACCCGGTGCGGCAGATCCGGAAGAGTCGTCGTAG